The following are encoded in a window of Polynucleobacter sp. VK25 genomic DNA:
- the lipB gene encoding lipoyl(octanoyl) transferase LipB, with protein sequence MSALVKQLGLVDYASTYEAMQRFTKERTSETPDEIWVLEHPPVFTLGLAGDAGNLHSPSNQIPLVQVDRGGEITYHGPGQIVVYLLLDLRRLGIFVKELVSRIEQALIDTLADFGIEAERKSGAPGIYVSEQSGVPPEWVGAKVAALGLKVSKSCSYHGLALNVATDLEAFKRIHPCGYEGLKTVDMQTLGIKDNIDTISQRLLQHLQKQLMPS encoded by the coding sequence ATGTCAGCTTTAGTAAAGCAACTTGGTTTGGTAGATTACGCCTCGACGTATGAGGCGATGCAACGTTTTACTAAAGAACGCACCAGCGAAACGCCTGATGAAATTTGGGTTTTAGAACATCCTCCAGTGTTCACTCTAGGTCTTGCCGGAGATGCAGGCAATCTGCATTCACCCAGCAATCAAATTCCACTCGTCCAGGTTGATCGAGGCGGAGAGATTACATATCACGGACCCGGTCAAATTGTGGTTTATCTATTACTAGATCTCAGACGTCTTGGGATCTTTGTCAAAGAATTGGTTTCCCGAATCGAGCAAGCGCTCATCGATACGCTGGCAGATTTTGGGATTGAAGCTGAAAGGAAGTCAGGAGCCCCAGGAATTTATGTCTCTGAGCAGTCTGGAGTGCCTCCAGAGTGGGTTGGCGCGAAGGTGGCTGCCTTAGGTCTTAAAGTCTCCAAAAGCTGCTCCTATCATGGCCTAGCCCTGAATGTAGCCACTGATCTAGAGGCATTTAAGCGCATCCACCCTTGTGGTTATGAGGGTTTAAAGACGGTTGATATGCAAACCCTTGGGATCAAGGACAATATAGACACTATTAGCCAAAGGCTTTTGCAGCACTTACAAAA